TACCGTCGCCAGTGAAGTCCGCGAACGAGACCTGGGCGGCCTGGGTGGTCAGGCCAGTGGCGACCTGACCGAGGACGAGCCAGCCTCCGCGCCCGTCGCCGCCGCGATTCAGGTAGGTCTGGACGGAGCCATCGGTGCCGATCACGCTGTAGTCGGCCCGGCTGTCGCCGTCGAGGTCGGCGAACCGGACGCGGCTGGCATCGGTGGTGACGCCGGTGGCGATCTGGCCGAGGCCGAGCCAGCCACCGCGTCCGTCGCCGCCGCGATTCAGGTAGGCCTGGACCGCGCCGTTCGTACCGATGACGAGGTAGTCGGTCTTGCCGTCGCCATCGTAGTCGGCGAACCGGACGCGGCTGGCATCGGTGGTGACGCCGGTGGCGATCTGGCCGAGGCCGAGCCAGCCGCCGCGTCCGTCGCCGCCGCGATTCAGGTAGACCTGGACCGCGCCGTTCGTGCCGATGAGGAGGTAGTCGGCCTTGCCGTCGCCGTCGAAGTCGGCGAACCGGACCCGGCTGCCGTCCGTGGTGACGCCGGTGGCGACCTGGCCGAGAATGGCCCAACCGCCACGTCCGTCGCCTCCGCGATTGAGGAAGGCGGACACCGCGCCACTGCTGGCGACGGTGAGGTAGTCCATCCGGCCGTCGCCGTCGAAGTCCGCCCATCGCACCTTGCCCGTGCCGGCCTCGGTGCCCGCGCCCAGTGCCGGCGCGCCCACCGCCCAGCCGTCGGTGAACGCCTGGTCCAGCGGCCCGTGGAAGGCCTGGGCCATGCGCTGGTAGCCCGCGTCGTTGGGGTGGAGGCGGTCGGGAAGCTCGGCGGCGGTGAGCGCGGGCGGTTCGACATAGCGGAGCTTGTGGCCCGCCTGCTGCTGGCTGCTCTCCAGGGCGCGGACCCGGCTGTTGAACGTGCTGACCTGCGCTTCCAGGCCCGGCGTGGTCGGAATCAGTCCCAGCACGAGGACGGTGACACCGGGCTTGTTCGCGAAGATCTGCTCGACCAGGGCCGTCAGCCGGTTGGGCGCGTTGGGGATGTCGACACCGCGGTTGAGATCATTGATGCCGATATGCAGCAGGACGACGTCCGGCCGTGCCCCGGCCATCCAGCCGTCGATGCCGGCGCGGATCTGGTCGATCGTGTAGCCGCTGTGCCCTTCATTGGAGAAATCGGGAAGGCTGCCGGATGCTTGAGAGCCGACGAAGCTCACGGCGTACCGGGACTGGCCGGCCAGCAGGTTCGCCAGCGGCCTCCGGTACGACGACGTGGTCGCGCTGCCCACTCCCCAGGTGATGGAATCGCCGAGCGGCATCACTCTCAGGGTGGGCGCCGCCGCGGAGGCGCTCGCGGGCGCCAGCGCCAGTCCAACTCCGCTGGCAAGCGCGAGGGCGCAGCGGGCCACCTCCATTGTCCAACTCATGGCGGTCGACTTCATCCGTCTCTCCTTCGCGACGCGGTAACTGGTTTTCGTGACGTGCCCGTAACCGGATGGCTCAGCGGCGGGCGAGATATAACAGTCTTCAACCCGCAAGCCAATGAAGTCATGCAATAACAGACAAATCCGTGAGAGCTGTAAGGGTGTGAGTCTTTAAGGCTTTTCGAGATTCTGAAAGCCATATCGGGCTTGAGCTTGATTTCCGCGAACTGGGGGTGGGCCTCGAACAGGCCTCGTGCCCACATGGTCCCATATGTGTGCTCGACTCTCGCGGCGGAGGGTCATACAAGGCGGCTCCATCGAGAGTCCGGAAGTGAACAGGGAGTGGATTCATGAGCCAGGCCAGACCCGTTGATGAGGCGGGTGTACCCATCGACTCCGACCGCGCGCAGGACGCCTCCGGCATCGGGGAGGCGCCCACGTTGCGGACGTCCTCTTCCTCGCGCCTGGAGCCACCCCCTCCAGGTCACCTGCTGCCGGTGGTGGACCCCGCGCACTACGCCCTCGAGGGGGAGCTCGCGCACGGCGGCATCGGCCGCATCCTCCGCGCCAGGGATCTGCGGCTCGGCCGGCCCGTGGCCATCAAGCAGATGCTCTCGCCCTCCCCGGAGGCCGAGTCCCGCTTCATGACCGAGGCGTTCGTCACCGCGCGTCTGCAGCACCCCGCCATCGTGCCGGTGTATGAGGCGGGACGCTGGCCGGACGGCGAGCTCTTCTACTCGATGAAGCTCGTCTCCGGCCGCTCGCTGGCGGACGTCGTCTCCGAGCTGAAGACATTGGAGGAGCGGCTGGCCCTGTTGCCCCACGTGTTGGCGGTGGCCGAGGCCATGGCCTACGCGCACTCCGAACGCATCATCCACCGCGACCTCAAGCCGGCCAACATCCTGGTGGGAGGGTTCGGCGAGACGGTGGTCATCGACTGGGGCCTGGCCAAGGATCTCTCGCGCGCGGAGCACACCGCGTCCACGGACGCAGTCAGCTCCGCGGAGGCCGCCGCGGACGGCGCCATGACCCGGGTCGGCACGGTGATGGGAACACCCGCGTACATGCCTCCGGAGCAGGCCGCGGGCCAGCCCGTGGACGAGCGCGCCGACGTGTACGCCCTGGGGGCCATCCTCTATCACCTGCTCGCGGGCTCCCGTCCCTATGACGGGACGACCTCGGATCAGGTGCTGGCTCGGGTGATGAAGGGTCCACCGCCGCCACTGGCCAGCCTCCAGGACTGCATCCCGGGGGATCTGCTGGCCATCGTGACCAAGGCGATGGCGCGCCATCCCGCCGATCGCTACGCCACCGCGCGCGAGCTGGCGGAGGATCTGCGGCGCTTCCAGACGGGTCAGATCGTCGGAGCCTACCAATACTCGTGGATGGAGCTGGTGCGCCGCTTCGTGCGGCGCTACCGGGCCGTGGTGACCGTCACCGCGGTGGCCCTGGCGTTGCTCGCCGCCCTGGGCACGGAGAGCTTCCGCCAGGTCAGGTCCGAGCGCGATGATGCCCAGGCGGCCCGGCGGCAGGCGCAGGCCCAATCCGATGAGCTCCTGCTGACCCAGGCGCGGGACACCGTGGAGGAAGCGCCCAACGACTCGCTCGACTCCCTGCGAGCGCTCTCGCCCGGCTTCGAGAAGTGGTCGGCGGCGCGGACGATCGCCGCGGATGCTCAGGCCCAGGGGTTCGCCAGGGTGCTGCGCGGCCACACCCAGCACGTCAACGACATCGCCTTCACGGCCGACGGCAGATACCTCGTCTCCGCCAGTGACGATCGCACGTTGCGTGTCTGGGACGCCGAGCAGGGCAGGGAACATCAGGTCTTGCGCGGTCACACCGACGAGGTGTGGAGGATCGGGATGCTCCCGAATGGCCAGGGCTTCATCTCCAGCGACAAGGATGGCGTCCTGCGCCAGTGGAACCCCAACGCCGGGGACGGCAAGGCCGAGGTCAAGGTCTTCCCGGCCCTCCCGGGTCCCGTCTCGGCGATCACCGTGGGCTGTCAGGGCCGGTGCCTGCTCGCGGCCACCCAGACGGATGACGTGATCCACCGCTGGGACCTGGCCACGGGCGAGATCCGCACGTTCCACACGGGCGTCCAGGGCATCGAGGACCTGTTGGTCTCGCCGCTCGGCTCCTGGGTGTTCGTGCGAGGCCATCGCAACGCCGTCTCGGCCCTGGGAGACGCGGAGACGGGTTCCTTCCAGGTGTTGGAGCGGTCCCGGCCCACCGTGGGGGGCTTCTCCGCGGACGGCCGCCTCTTCACGGTGGACATGAATGGGGAGCTCCAGGCCTGGAGGCCCGGAGCCACCGAGGGGCAGCTGCTCGCGCGCAACCTCGGCTTCGGTACGGCGCTGGCCTTCGTTCCGGGTACTTCCTGGGTGGCGATCGGTACCCAGGAGGGGGTGATCCGGCTGCTCGACTCCGCCACGGGCCAGATGCGGGAGCTCCACCATCACGAAGGGCTCGTCAACAGCCTGGACGTCACCTCGGACGGCCGCTACCTCGCCTCGGCCAGCGCCGACCGGACAGCGATCCTCTGGGAGCTCGCGACCGGAGAGCCCCGCGTGCTCCGCGGGCCCCGGCAACAAGCCCACCTCGTCCAGTTCTCGCCGGATGACCGGCGGCTGGCCGTCGCCAGCTACACCGGGCAGGTGCGCGTGTTCGCCATGGAGACGAAGCTCCACCGCGTGCTCTCGGCGGTTTCCGCTCCCCAGGCCTCGCTGGTGCTCTCCTCCGACGGCCAGCGGTTGGCCTCGCTGTCCGAGCAGGGCGTCCTACGGCTCCTCGAGGCCTCCTCGGGGAAACCCCTCCTGGAGGCGCCCGGCTTCGCCCCGGGCGCGGTGGGCTTCTCCCCGGATGGCCAGTGGCTGGCCGCGGGTGGACTCGGTGGACGGCTCCACCTGTACGCCGCCGCCACCGGGAGCGCACGGCCCCTTCCTCCTGGACATGCCGCCCGCGTCACGGCGGTCACCTTCTCCGGGGATGGCCAGCGGCTCGCCACGGCGGACGAGAAGGGAGAGGTGTGGCTGTGGGAGCCCGCCTCGGGAAAGGGACACCGCTTCGGAACACACGGCGCGAAGGTGTGGCAGCTCGCGTTCTCACCCGACGGCGGGCAGCTCGCCTCCGCGGGCGAGGACAAGGAGGCGCGGTTGTGGAACGTGACCACGGGCGAGTTCCGGAGCCTGAGCGGTCACCAGGACGCCGTGCGCGCCGTGGCCTTCTCCCCGAAGGGCGAGCTGCTCGTCACGGGCGGAATGGATCACCTCGTGATCTTCTGGGATGTGCGAAGTGGCCAGTACCGTCGCCAGGAGACGAGCGCTGGAGGTGTCCTGGAGCTGAGCTACTCGCCCCTGGGCGATGTGGTGGCCGGCCGTCACCAGAAGGATGGACGCGTGATGCTCTGGGACGGGCGGACGGGGGAGCCGCGTGCCTTGCCCCGAGGACACCAGGGCGATGTCCTGGACCTCGCCTTCTCGCCGGATGGAACGCGCCTGGCCTCGGCGAGTCTGGACAAGACCGTGCGGCTGTGGGACCTGTCCACCGGGGAGAACCGCGCGCTGCGAGGCCACGCCGGGCAGGTGGAGGCGGTGGCCTTCTTCCCGGACGGCAAGACCCTGGCCTCCACTGGCCAGGACGGCAGCATCCGGCTCTGGCCGGACGACCTGCCCCTGGAGCCGAAGGCCCTGCGCGCCTGGCTGATGTCCTTCACGAGCGACGAGCCGCCGGAGAACTCCTGGCATTGAGGCGGGGTGGGCCCGATGGAGGAGCGCCGGGTCGTCACTACGCGTGCAGGCGGTGCCAGTGGATGTGAAGGACATCCCCCAGCTTGAGCGAATCCAGATCGTCCAGGGTGGTGGTCTCGATCTGCGTCTGGCCGTCCCAGGTGCCGTTGGTGCTGGCGGTGTCGATCGCCAGCAGCTCCTCTCCGATCTGGACCAGGAGCAGGTGCACGCGCGAGACATCCTGGAGATCCTCCAGCGGGATTCCGCAGCGCTCGTAGCGGCCCAGCAGCACGCCCTGCTCCAGGCGGTCGAGCGAGATGCGGTGACTCTCCACCTTCTTCTTCCCGTCCAGTCGCAGCTCGCCCCAGGCGGCCTCGGGCCCCTCGTGGTCGCCCAGCATCATCAGCGGGCCCACCCGGGTGATCTGCGTCTGGTACGGCTGGCCGTCCAGCCTCAGGCGCTGGGAGTGCCGGAAACGGGTGGCGCTCGGGGTGCGCCGGTCGATGAACTGGCGCTGAGGGAGGGCACCCCAGGCCTCCTCGGCGCGAGCCGGCCAGGGCGCTTCCGAGGGCCCGCGCGTGGGGACGAAGAGGAGCGCGTACTGCTCCACCGCCGCGTAGAGCATCCCCTGGGCGATCACCGCCGCGCTGGGCTGCCCGTCCTCGGTGCGGAAGGGGTGCTGGGTGTTGAGGTCCCAGAGCCGCGTGACCGGTGCGGCGCCAGGTGACTCGGACCGTGCGTGCACCACCAGCTGCCGCAACGAGACGCTGCCGGACTTGAGCCGGAGTCCGCAGCCGGTGTGCCGGCCGATGATGAGCGAGTCTCCGGATTCGACGAGCACCGCCTCCACCACGCGTGCGCGCTCGTCCACCGCCGCCACCAGCACCGCCGGACATGGGGCGATGCTGGCCAGTTCCCTCAGCCGGTCATGGGCGGCGATGAATGCCTCCCGCGCCCCGAGTGGGCGCGGGCGAAGGTTCATGTCGCTCAACCCCGCGACACGTGTCTTCTCGTTTTCATCCGGCATCCCGCGGCCCCCCCGTCTCCTCGGACAGGAATCCATTCTAACGGAGCGGCCCTGGCTTTTTCAGCCGGGGCTACCCATCGAGGGGCGCGGTGTCTCCGCGTCAATATCGGGAGAGGTAGGCGCGGGAGCCGCCGTCGTTCGCGCCGGGGTTCCAGTAGACCTTGTCCGCCGCACCGCTCCCGTCGAGGTCGGCGAAGAGGTACTCGGTGTTGGAGGACTGGCTCCAGCCCGTGTTGTCCATGAGGGGGGCGCCCGCGAAGCCCGTGGCCGAGCCGAGGTAGACCTGGATGCGGCCCTCGCGATAGTTGGGGCGCCAGAAGAGCTTGTCGGCGTGGCCGTCGCCATTGACGTCGGTGAAGTAGAGGCGCGTCTCGGGCACGCCGCTCGAGCCTCCCGTGTGCGTGCTCAACGCGGTGAACGTGCCGTTGCCGTTCGAGGCGTAGATGCGGGTGCGCCCGGACTCCGCCGCGGGATCCCAGAGGATCTTGTCGGCACGGCCATCGCCGGTGACGTCCGCGAAGTAGAAGTGCGCGTCGCTGTTCTGGCTGCTTCCCGTGTCGGTGTTCGTGTTCGACCAGCGGAAGGTGCCGTCACAGTTCGACAGGTAGATCCGCGCCCGCCCCGAGTCGTAGGTCGGGTTCCAGTAGATCTTGTCCGCGCATTGGTCCCCGGTCAGATCCGCGAAGTAGAAGGTGGTCGCACTGGATTCGCTGCCTCCGTTGTCGTTCGAATTCGACCAGCGGAAGGTGCCGTCACAGTTCGACAGGTAGATCCGCGTATGGCCCGTATCGTAGGTCGGGTTCCAGTAGATCTTGTCCGCGCACCTGTCCCCATTCACATCCGCGAAGTAGAACGTGGTCTTGGTGGACGCGCTCTCTCCGTTGTCGTTCACGACTCCGGTACCGAAGGTGCCGTTGCAGTTGGAGCGGAAGACCTGGGTCGCTCCGCCGAGCAGCGTGGGGTTCCAGGCCAGCTTGTCCGCGCAGCCGTCACCCGTCACGTCCGCGAAGTAGAGCCGCGTGCTCGCCGAGCTCCCGCTGCCGTGCGTATCCACCGTCGAGCCCGTCTGGAACACCGCGGGCCGGATGGTCGCCATCACGGCGAAGTGATCCGACGGCGTGATGCCGTCGTACGTGCTCCTGTCGATCAACGGGTCCGACGTGGTCATGTCCCCGCCGCTCACCAGGATGTAGTCGAGTCGTGTGTAGCTCGTGCTCGGGCTCTTCCAGGAGCTGTTGAAGGTCGCGGTGTCGTCGGTCGTCTCACCGGTATGACGCGCCGAGCGGAACAGCGCGGGAGAGCCCTCCGACTCCAGGATGGAGATGGAGGTGTCACCCGCCCAGCTCGGGTGCTGCGGGTCGGAGTTGAAATCACCGAACACGACGACGGAGCGACCCAGGGCCTTCTCGGTGATGACGGTGCGAATCTGCTCGGCGTTCTTCTCACGTGCCAGGCCGCACGCCCCGGAATGGGCCGGGTGCGAGTTGACCAGGAAGTACTGGCGGCCCGAGAGCTTGTCATCCAGCTTGATCCACGACGCGGTCCGCCCGGAGGCGTTCGGGTAGCACGCGTCGGATGCCGAGTACGGATTGGGGATGCTGAAGTAGCCCTGCACGTCGGTGCCGGCGGCCAGCTGGAACCGGCTCCGGCGATAGAAGATCATCTTCGGGCTGCCGTTCGGCGGCTTGTAGTAGTCGTAGGACGCCTGGAAGGCATTGATCAGGTCGTTCTGGATGACCGTGGCCGAGGCCTCCTGCACACCGAAGATGTCCGGGTTCCTCGCGGAGATGAGCTTGATGACGTTGGGGCTCCGCCGCGTCCAGGTGTAGGCGCCCGTGTCGTCCGCGTTCACCTGCCGGACGTTGTAGGTCATCACGGTGAAGGGCCGGTGGTCCACGGTCGCGGTCACGGCCGACTCGTGGTTCGCGAGCTCGAGCTGCTGGGGGCCGTCGAGCTCCCCGGGTCCACAGCTGGATCCCAGGGCGATCAGGACCAGGCCCTGGAGATACTTGCCGATGTTCATTGCTGCTCCTCGTGGGGGGGTTCACCCATGAGGAGGGGCCGGCGCCGCCGCCGTCTCAAGAAAATGAATCAAGAGGGGAGGGTGGACCTCTTCGCGGGGCGGGCGAGCGTGGTGGCCGTGAGCGCGAGCAGGAAGACGGGCGCGGTGAAGGTCCCGGGCAGGCGCGCGAACTTCTCCCAGAGGCCCACCACCATGGCGGCCCAGAAGACGTCCTGGAGGATCGTCACTCCCAGGGCCACGGTGCGAAGCAGGGGGAGCGCGTGCCCATGATGGATTCTCAAGAGGTGGAAGATCCCCGTGAAGAGCAGCGTCGTGCCTCCGTTGAACCACCAGAAGGCCGGCTCCTGGAGCACGGGGAAGAACACGGGCGTGGAGGCCCACTGCATGACGCCCAGGACCAGGAGGCCCCAGGCGAGCACTCGATCGACGCGGTGGAGCATGGCTCGCCCCAGCCTACGGCCTCCCGATGCCGGTGTACCAGAAGCCGAGTGCGCGCAGCTCCCTGGACTCCCAGATGTTGCGGCCGTCGAGGAGCGTGGGGGTCCGCATGAGGCGCTTGACGCGAGCGAAGTCCGGCTGCCGGTACTCCCGCCACTCGGTGACGAGCGCGAGGGCGTCGGCGCCCTCGGCGGCCTGGTACATGTCCTCGCAGTACGTGATGCGGTCGCCGAGGAGCGCACGCACGTTGTCCATGGCCTCCGGATCATGCGCGCGCACCCGGGCTCCGGCCTCGAGCAGCTCGTGGATCAACACGAGCGCGGGCGACTCGCGGATGTCGTCGGTCTGGGGCTTGAACGCGAGCCCCCATACCGCCACCGTCCGGCCCTCGAGCGCGCCGTCCAGGTGACGGCGGAGCTTCTCGAACAGCAGCCGCTTCTGCCGCTTGTTCACGGACTCGACCGCGCGCACCACCTCGAGCTCGTGTCCCACGCCCCGCCCGATGTGCAGCAGCGCCGAGATGTCCTTGGGGAAGCACGAGCCGCCGAAGCCCGCGCCCGGATACAGGAACCTGGGGCCCACGCGCGGATCGGCGCCCACCGCCTTGCGCACCCGCTCGATGTCCGCGCCCAGCTTCTCGCTGAGCAC
This is a stretch of genomic DNA from Archangium violaceum. It encodes these proteins:
- a CDS encoding FG-GAP-like repeat-containing protein, with protein sequence MKSTAMSWTMEVARCALALASGVGLALAPASASAAAPTLRVMPLGDSITWGVGSATTSSYRRPLANLLAGQSRYAVSFVGSQASGSLPDFSNEGHSGYTIDQIRAGIDGWMAGARPDVVLLHIGINDLNRGVDIPNAPNRLTALVEQIFANKPGVTVLVLGLIPTTPGLEAQVSTFNSRVRALESSQQQAGHKLRYVEPPALTAAELPDRLHPNDAGYQRMAQAFHGPLDQAFTDGWAVGAPALGAGTEAGTGKVRWADFDGDGRMDYLTVASSGAVSAFLNRGGDGRGGWAILGQVATGVTTDGSRVRFADFDGDGKADYLLIGTNGAVQVYLNRGGDGRGGWLGLGQIATGVTTDASRVRFADYDGDGKTDYLVIGTNGAVQAYLNRGGDGRGGWLGLGQIATGVTTDASRVRFADLDGDSRADYSVIGTDGSVQTYLNRGGDGRGGWLVLGQVATGLTTQAAQVSFADFTGDGNADYILADPSTNAATVYSWAGGDGHGGWINQGRVASGVSVP
- a CDS encoding WD40 repeat domain-containing serine/threonine protein kinase; translation: MSQARPVDEAGVPIDSDRAQDASGIGEAPTLRTSSSSRLEPPPPGHLLPVVDPAHYALEGELAHGGIGRILRARDLRLGRPVAIKQMLSPSPEAESRFMTEAFVTARLQHPAIVPVYEAGRWPDGELFYSMKLVSGRSLADVVSELKTLEERLALLPHVLAVAEAMAYAHSERIIHRDLKPANILVGGFGETVVIDWGLAKDLSRAEHTASTDAVSSAEAAADGAMTRVGTVMGTPAYMPPEQAAGQPVDERADVYALGAILYHLLAGSRPYDGTTSDQVLARVMKGPPPPLASLQDCIPGDLLAIVTKAMARHPADRYATARELAEDLRRFQTGQIVGAYQYSWMELVRRFVRRYRAVVTVTAVALALLAALGTESFRQVRSERDDAQAARRQAQAQSDELLLTQARDTVEEAPNDSLDSLRALSPGFEKWSAARTIAADAQAQGFARVLRGHTQHVNDIAFTADGRYLVSASDDRTLRVWDAEQGREHQVLRGHTDEVWRIGMLPNGQGFISSDKDGVLRQWNPNAGDGKAEVKVFPALPGPVSAITVGCQGRCLLAATQTDDVIHRWDLATGEIRTFHTGVQGIEDLLVSPLGSWVFVRGHRNAVSALGDAETGSFQVLERSRPTVGGFSADGRLFTVDMNGELQAWRPGATEGQLLARNLGFGTALAFVPGTSWVAIGTQEGVIRLLDSATGQMRELHHHEGLVNSLDVTSDGRYLASASADRTAILWELATGEPRVLRGPRQQAHLVQFSPDDRRLAVASYTGQVRVFAMETKLHRVLSAVSAPQASLVLSSDGQRLASLSEQGVLRLLEASSGKPLLEAPGFAPGAVGFSPDGQWLAAGGLGGRLHLYAAATGSARPLPPGHAARVTAVTFSGDGQRLATADEKGEVWLWEPASGKGHRFGTHGAKVWQLAFSPDGGQLASAGEDKEARLWNVTTGEFRSLSGHQDAVRAVAFSPKGELLVTGGMDHLVIFWDVRSGQYRRQETSAGGVLELSYSPLGDVVAGRHQKDGRVMLWDGRTGEPRALPRGHQGDVLDLAFSPDGTRLASASLDKTVRLWDLSTGENRALRGHAGQVEAVAFFPDGKTLASTGQDGSIRLWPDDLPLEPKALRAWLMSFTSDEPPENSWH
- a CDS encoding FHA domain-containing protein — translated: MPDENEKTRVAGLSDMNLRPRPLGAREAFIAAHDRLRELASIAPCPAVLVAAVDERARVVEAVLVESGDSLIIGRHTGCGLRLKSGSVSLRQLVVHARSESPGAAPVTRLWDLNTQHPFRTEDGQPSAAVIAQGMLYAAVEQYALLFVPTRGPSEAPWPARAEEAWGALPQRQFIDRRTPSATRFRHSQRLRLDGQPYQTQITRVGPLMMLGDHEGPEAAWGELRLDGKKKVESHRISLDRLEQGVLLGRYERCGIPLEDLQDVSRVHLLLVQIGEELLAIDTASTNGTWDGQTQIETTTLDDLDSLKLGDVLHIHWHRLHA
- a CDS encoding FG-GAP-like repeat-containing protein, with translation MNIGKYLQGLVLIALGSSCGPGELDGPQQLELANHESAVTATVDHRPFTVMTYNVRQVNADDTGAYTWTRRSPNVIKLISARNPDIFGVQEASATVIQNDLINAFQASYDYYKPPNGSPKMIFYRRSRFQLAAGTDVQGYFSIPNPYSASDACYPNASGRTASWIKLDDKLSGRQYFLVNSHPAHSGACGLAREKNAEQIRTVITEKALGRSVVVFGDFNSDPQHPSWAGDTSISILESEGSPALFRSARHTGETTDDTATFNSSWKSPSTSYTRLDYILVSGGDMTTSDPLIDRSTYDGITPSDHFAVMATIRPAVFQTGSTVDTHGSGSSASTRLYFADVTGDGCADKLAWNPTLLGGATQVFRSNCNGTFGTGVVNDNGESASTKTTFYFADVNGDRCADKIYWNPTYDTGHTRIYLSNCDGTFRWSNSNDNGGSESSATTFYFADLTGDQCADKIYWNPTYDSGRARIYLSNCDGTFRWSNTNTDTGSSQNSDAHFYFADVTGDGRADKILWDPAAESGRTRIYASNGNGTFTALSTHTGGSSGVPETRLYFTDVNGDGHADKLFWRPNYREGRIQVYLGSATGFAGAPLMDNTGWSQSSNTEYLFADLDGSGAADKVYWNPGANDGGSRAYLSRY